The following coding sequences are from one Candidatus Zixiibacteriota bacterium window:
- a CDS encoding leucine-rich repeat domain-containing protein produces the protein MKRMRVLWPAVIGLVCLALACSKNATDDGDNGGEDDLTAPAAITDLRALTVTTGSVVLGWTAPGDDGLTGIANAYDLRASADTITDATFVWAVPLADIVSPGVAGQPQTVVVDDLLSDSIYYFAMKTIDEAGNASGLSNCCRVHIPAELVVAFEDTAFERVVREHIHKPTGDIHSSDVDTIGELNANEQHIADITGVEYFTSLAFLHLLGNNITDLSPVAGLPALVSLNAVGNDISDVSPLAGLTGLRDLALSQNPLATLAPLAGLGNLTQLSLDYVSVADLSPLYGLEKLELLRLGGNNLSDIGFLSGRFPQLRDLTLANNSITNLAPLAGHAALQDIYLPGNNIVDLSPLRNLANLRIIHLNYNAITDLQPLVDNGGVGQGDAVYLKFNPIPDPSTNGQVQALRDRGVEVDI, from the coding sequence ATGAAGCGCATGAGAGTACTGTGGCCGGCGGTCATCGGGTTGGTCTGCCTGGCCCTGGCCTGTTCGAAGAACGCCACCGATGACGGCGACAACGGCGGGGAGGACGACCTCACCGCCCCGGCGGCGATCACCGACCTGCGGGCGCTGACGGTCACCACCGGTTCAGTCGTGCTCGGGTGGACCGCGCCGGGGGACGACGGCCTGACGGGGATTGCGAATGCCTACGACCTGCGCGCGTCCGCCGACACCATCACCGACGCCACTTTCGTCTGGGCAGTCCCGCTGGCCGACATCGTATCTCCCGGCGTCGCCGGACAGCCGCAGACGGTGGTGGTGGACGATCTGCTCTCCGACAGCATCTACTACTTCGCGATGAAGACGATCGATGAGGCCGGCAACGCGAGCGGCCTATCGAATTGCTGCCGCGTGCACATTCCGGCCGAGCTTGTCGTCGCTTTCGAGGATACGGCCTTCGAGCGGGTCGTCCGCGAGCATATCCATAAGCCGACCGGGGACATTCACTCTTCCGACGTCGACACGATCGGCGAATTGAACGCCAATGAGCAGCACATCGCCGACATCACGGGGGTGGAATATTTCACCTCGCTCGCCTTTCTCCACCTCCTCGGCAACAACATCACGGACTTGTCGCCGGTGGCCGGACTGCCGGCGCTGGTCTCGCTGAACGCAGTCGGCAACGACATCAGCGATGTCAGCCCGCTGGCCGGGCTGACCGGTCTGCGGGATCTCGCGCTCTCGCAAAACCCTTTGGCGACTCTGGCGCCGCTGGCCGGACTCGGAAACCTGACGCAACTCAGCCTCGACTATGTGTCGGTCGCCGACCTCTCGCCGCTCTACGGTCTGGAGAAGCTGGAGCTTCTCCGTCTCGGCGGCAACAACCTGAGCGATATCGGCTTCCTCTCGGGCCGGTTCCCCCAGCTTCGCGATCTGACGCTGGCCAACAATTCGATCACAAACCTCGCGCCCCTGGCCGGCCACGCCGCGCTTCAGGATATCTACTTGCCGGGAAACAACATTGTCGACCTGTCGCCGCTGCGTAACCTGGCCAACCTCCGCATCATTCACTTGAACTACAATGCGATCACCGACCTCCAGCCGCTGGTCGACAACGGCGGCGTGGGGCAAGGGGATGCCGTCTATCTCAAATTCAATCCCATCCCCGACCCCTCCACCAACGGCCAGGTGCAGGCGCTGCGGGACCGGGGCGTGGAGGTTGACATTTAG
- a CDS encoding transglycosylase SLT domain-containing protein, translating into MTLTTDRRMFLAACATALLLPETLGALVPQDSASADSTAGALDNDRDLQKILRELPQAREHLPRLRAACARHAGIYPIPPVLAAKVLAIESGFADDAISSSFAAGAAQLMHTTARELGAALPEADVFADQDEVLRLRGAFQRKMSEAVAAFQEGDDAGARAQRAEAETLREDYDLLHATTMESFRRRMFALTPEARRAYDARFDPAVADDLVVRYLAMLARGVKRDLNLSDEAHVLLLAGVAYNAGPGSVKRATGIPVVAQNVEYANKLMAFQRLSL; encoded by the coding sequence ATGACCTTGACAACCGACCGTCGGATGTTCCTTGCTGCCTGCGCGACCGCGCTGCTGCTTCCGGAGACGCTTGGGGCGCTGGTCCCGCAGGACTCGGCGAGCGCCGATTCGACGGCGGGCGCGCTGGATAACGACCGGGACCTGCAGAAGATCCTCCGGGAGCTGCCGCAGGCGCGCGAACATCTTCCCCGCCTCCGGGCGGCCTGTGCCAGACACGCGGGGATTTACCCGATTCCGCCGGTGCTGGCCGCCAAGGTGCTGGCCATCGAATCGGGCTTTGCCGACGACGCTATCTCGTCCTCCTTTGCGGCGGGTGCGGCGCAACTCATGCACACCACCGCGCGAGAGTTGGGCGCCGCGCTCCCCGAAGCCGACGTGTTCGCCGATCAGGACGAGGTCTTGCGGCTCCGCGGAGCGTTCCAGCGAAAGATGAGCGAGGCGGTGGCGGCTTTTCAGGAAGGCGACGACGCGGGGGCGCGGGCCCAGCGGGCCGAGGCGGAGACCCTCAGAGAGGACTACGATCTGCTCCACGCCACCACGATGGAGAGCTTCCGGCGGCGCATGTTCGCCCTCACGCCGGAGGCGCGCCGGGCCTACGACGCCCGGTTCGACCCGGCGGTGGCCGACGACCTGGTCGTGCGCTACCTCGCCATGCTCGCCCGCGGCGTGAAGCGGGATCTCAACCTCTCCGACGAAGCCCACGTTCTCCTGCTCGCCGGCGTCGCGTACAACGCCGGGCCCGGCAGCGTCAAGCGCGCTACCGGCATCCCTGTGGTGGCGCAGAACGTCGAGTATGCGAACAAGCTGATGGCCTTCCAGCGGCTGTCGCTGTGA
- a CDS encoding hydrogenase maturation protease, translating into MAAAPRILVIGLGNDFRSDDRVGLYVARRVEAAGRPGVGVMIGVADALDLLDLWNRADFVILVDCAVSGREAGTVHRFDALREPIPEDLFCRYSTHAFSVVDALALAAAMGQMPPQLIVFGIEADTCAPGTEMSLPVEQAAEHVIGRIWTEIDAFVETR; encoded by the coding sequence ATGGCCGCCGCGCCCCGCATCCTGGTGATCGGTCTGGGCAACGACTTTCGATCGGATGACCGGGTTGGCCTGTATGTCGCCCGGCGGGTCGAGGCGGCCGGACGGCCCGGAGTGGGGGTCATGATCGGGGTGGCCGACGCGCTTGATCTCCTCGACTTGTGGAACCGGGCTGATTTCGTGATCCTCGTCGATTGCGCCGTCTCCGGCCGCGAGGCCGGCACGGTGCACCGCTTCGACGCCCTCCGGGAGCCGATCCCCGAGGATTTGTTCTGCCGCTACTCCACGCACGCCTTCAGCGTGGTCGACGCCCTGGCGCTCGCCGCGGCCATGGGTCAGATGCCCCCCCAGCTTATCGTTTTCGGTATCGAGGCCGATACCTGCGCACCGGGGACCGAGATGTCGCTTCCGGTTGAGCAAGCGGCCGAGCACGTGATCGGACGGATCTGGACCGAAATCGACGCTTTTGTCGAAACCCGGTGA
- a CDS encoding nickel-dependent hydrogenase large subunit, which yields MKNRTITVDMLARVEGEGGLTVRVKQDKVTEVRFNIFEPPRFFEAFLRNRRFSEAPDITARICGICPVAYQMSSAQAMEAICGAAVEGPLRDLRRLLFLGEWIESHALHVYLLHAPDFLGYASGIHMAADYPDIVKRGLRLKKIGNDVMVLLGGREIHPINIRTGGFYSVPSRAAVLALKKDLEWALEASLETVKWTAGLSFPDFEPDYEMVAIRHPEEYAITEGRIVSNRGIDIPFNDFFKYFEEEHVKHSTSLHARVIERGHYLVGPLARYSLNYGQLPEIAQRAAREAGLGPTCRNPFKSIIVRSVELVFACWEALRLIERYQPPAQPAIPVPPRAGTAAWATEAPRGMLLHQYTLNGHGLILSARIVPPTSQNQKAVEDDLLHFVERNLHLSQEDLTWQCEQVVRNYDPCISCSCHFLKLRIIRE from the coding sequence ATGAAAAATAGAACGATCACGGTGGACATGCTCGCGCGGGTCGAGGGGGAGGGCGGGCTGACGGTCCGGGTCAAGCAGGACAAGGTGACCGAGGTCCGCTTCAACATCTTCGAGCCCCCGCGGTTCTTCGAAGCCTTCCTCCGCAACCGGCGGTTCTCCGAGGCGCCGGACATCACCGCCCGCATCTGCGGCATCTGCCCGGTGGCCTACCAGATGAGCTCGGCCCAGGCGATGGAGGCGATCTGCGGGGCGGCCGTCGAGGGTCCGCTGCGCGATCTGCGCCGCCTCTTGTTCCTCGGCGAGTGGATCGAGTCGCACGCTCTCCACGTCTACCTGCTGCACGCCCCCGACTTCCTTGGCTACGCGAGCGGCATCCACATGGCCGCCGACTACCCCGACATCGTCAAGCGCGGGCTGCGCCTGAAGAAGATCGGCAACGACGTCATGGTGCTGCTGGGCGGGCGGGAAATCCACCCCATCAATATCCGCACCGGTGGGTTCTACAGCGTGCCCTCGCGGGCGGCCGTGCTCGCGCTCAAGAAGGATCTCGAGTGGGCGCTGGAAGCCTCGCTGGAGACGGTCAAGTGGACGGCCGGGTTGTCGTTCCCGGATTTTGAGCCGGACTACGAGATGGTGGCCATCCGGCACCCCGAGGAGTACGCCATCACCGAGGGGCGGATCGTCTCGAACCGGGGTATCGACATCCCCTTCAACGATTTCTTCAAGTACTTCGAAGAGGAGCACGTCAAGCACTCGACCTCGCTGCACGCGCGGGTGATCGAGCGCGGCCACTACCTCGTGGGACCGCTGGCGCGGTACAGCCTGAATTACGGCCAACTGCCGGAGATCGCGCAGCGGGCGGCCCGGGAGGCCGGGCTCGGCCCGACCTGTCGCAACCCCTTCAAGAGCATCATCGTCCGCAGCGTCGAGCTCGTCTTCGCCTGCTGGGAGGCCCTCCGCCTCATCGAGCGCTACCAGCCGCCGGCGCAGCCGGCGATTCCGGTCCCCCCGCGGGCGGGCACGGCCGCCTGGGCGACCGAGGCGCCGCGCGGCATGCTCCTGCACCAGTACACGCTCAACGGCCACGGGCTGATCCTCTCGGCGCGCATCGTCCCCCCCACCTCGCAGAACCAGAAGGCCGTGGAAGACGACCTCCTGCACTTCGTCGAACGCAACCTCCACCTGTCGCAGGAGGATCTCACCTGGCAGTGCGAGCAGGTGGTGCGCAACTACGACCCGTGCATTTCGTGCTCCTGCCACTTCCTCAAGCTGCGCATCATTCGCGAGTGA
- a CDS encoding oxidoreductase, whose amino-acid sequence MAKSVKPKLAVWKFASCDGCQLSLLELEDELLAITGAVEIANFLEASREVVPGPYDVSLVEGSITTPHDAERIHKVRRASKLLIAIGACATSGGIQALRNFAEIRTYIPAVYARPEYIETLRKSTAIADHVHVDFELRGCPISKYQLLEVVNALLNGRKPNVPPYSVCLECKRRGTVCVMVSQGLACLGPVTQAGCDALCPSYNRGCFGCFGPKETPNPSSLANWFKEQQMSSDDIVRTFRQYNAYAEPFRKESEAHEK is encoded by the coding sequence ATGGCGAAGTCAGTCAAACCGAAACTCGCAGTGTGGAAGTTCGCCTCGTGCGACGGCTGCCAGCTGAGTCTGCTGGAACTCGAGGATGAACTGCTGGCGATAACCGGGGCGGTGGAGATCGCCAACTTCCTCGAGGCCTCGCGCGAAGTGGTCCCCGGGCCCTACGATGTATCGCTGGTCGAGGGGTCGATCACGACGCCCCACGACGCCGAACGGATCCACAAGGTGCGCCGGGCATCGAAACTGCTCATTGCCATCGGCGCCTGCGCGACCTCCGGCGGGATCCAGGCGCTCCGCAATTTCGCCGAAATCCGCACCTACATCCCGGCCGTCTACGCGCGCCCGGAGTATATCGAAACGCTGCGCAAGTCGACCGCGATCGCCGACCACGTCCACGTCGATTTCGAGCTCCGCGGCTGCCCGATCAGCAAGTACCAGCTCCTCGAGGTCGTCAATGCCCTCCTCAACGGCCGCAAGCCCAACGTCCCCCCCTACTCCGTCTGCCTCGAGTGCAAGCGGCGCGGGACCGTCTGCGTCATGGTCTCCCAAGGGCTCGCCTGCCTCGGCCCGGTCACCCAGGCCGGGTGCGACGCCCTCTGCCCGAGCTACAACCGCGGCTGCTTCGGCTGTTTCGGACCGAAGGAGACCCCCAATCCGTCGTCGCTGGCGAACTGGTTCAAGGAGCAGCAGATGTCGAGCGACGACATAGTCCGCACGTTCCGCCAGTACAACGCGTACGCGGAGCCATTCCGGAAAGAGAGCGAAGCGCATGAAAAATAG
- a CDS encoding FAD/NAD(P)-binding protein, whose amino-acid sequence MAITKTNAAAESPALLDPMLGQPYRIGRVVKETYDTFTLELAPTEEGNGFAFLPGQFNMLYVYGVGEVPISISGDPAKPRALIHTTRAVGSVTKQMQKLRKGDVIGVRGPYGTAWPVEEAKGRDVVVVAGGIGLAPLRPALYHLLKHRKRYGKVILLYGARTPDDVLYPKMLAQWGARPEIEVLTTVDRGMGQWTGNVGVVTTLVPKVTFDAANCLAMACGPEVMMRFTALALSKRGLADEQIYVSMERNMKCGIGLCGHCQTGSLFVCKDGPVFRLDRVKPLFTQREI is encoded by the coding sequence ATGGCCATCACTAAGACAAATGCCGCAGCCGAGTCTCCGGCCCTCCTCGATCCCATGCTCGGGCAGCCCTATCGCATCGGGCGGGTGGTCAAGGAGACCTACGATACCTTTACGCTGGAGCTGGCGCCGACCGAGGAGGGGAACGGGTTCGCCTTCCTCCCCGGTCAGTTCAACATGCTCTATGTCTACGGGGTGGGAGAAGTCCCGATATCGATATCCGGCGATCCGGCCAAACCCCGGGCCCTCATTCACACGACGCGCGCGGTCGGGTCGGTCACGAAACAGATGCAGAAGCTGCGCAAGGGCGACGTGATCGGGGTGCGCGGTCCCTACGGCACCGCCTGGCCGGTCGAGGAGGCGAAGGGGCGCGACGTGGTGGTGGTGGCGGGCGGGATCGGACTGGCGCCGCTGCGCCCCGCGCTCTACCATCTCCTCAAGCACCGCAAGCGGTACGGCAAGGTGATCCTGCTGTACGGCGCGCGGACGCCGGACGACGTGCTCTATCCGAAAATGCTCGCGCAGTGGGGAGCCCGGCCCGAGATCGAGGTGCTGACCACGGTTGACCGCGGCATGGGGCAGTGGACGGGGAATGTCGGCGTGGTGACGACGCTGGTTCCGAAGGTGACGTTCGACGCGGCCAACTGCCTGGCGATGGCGTGCGGGCCGGAGGTGATGATGCGGTTCACGGCGCTGGCGCTGTCCAAGCGCGGGCTGGCTGACGAGCAGATCTACGTGTCGATGGAGCGCAACATGAAATGCGGAATCGGCCTGTGCGGCCACTGCCAGACGGGGTCGCTGTTCGTGTGCAAGGACGGGCCGGTGTTCCGCCTGGACCGCGTAAAACCGCTCTTTACGCAGCGGGAGATATGA
- a CDS encoding cyclic nucleotide-binding domain-containing protein: METLEKILSEHSFFKDLSPAHNAIICGCAANTVFPKGEFLFREGEAADKFYVIRQGKVLVETHVPHRGPVAIQSREAGEVLGWSWLVPPYRWHFDARAVETTRAIVFDGKCLRERFASDHELGYEVMRRFVTVIAERLDATRMQLLDVYGHH; encoded by the coding sequence ATGGAGACCCTTGAGAAAATTCTGTCGGAGCACTCCTTCTTCAAAGACCTCTCGCCTGCGCACAACGCGATTATCTGCGGGTGTGCCGCCAACACGGTGTTCCCGAAAGGGGAGTTTCTGTTCCGGGAGGGCGAAGCGGCGGACAAGTTCTACGTGATCCGCCAGGGCAAAGTGCTGGTGGAGACGCACGTGCCGCACCGCGGACCGGTAGCCATTCAGAGCCGGGAGGCGGGCGAGGTGCTGGGGTGGTCCTGGCTGGTGCCTCCCTACCGGTGGCATTTTGACGCGCGGGCGGTCGAAACAACGCGGGCGATCGTGTTCGACGGCAAGTGCCTGCGCGAGAGGTTCGCCAGCGACCATGAACTGGGATACGAAGTCATGCGCCGGTTCGTCACCGTCATCGCCGAACGGCTCGACGCCACGCGCATGCAGCTCCTGGATGTATATGGCCATCACTAA
- a CDS encoding 4Fe-4S dicluster domain-containing protein, with translation MSTQTHHTYQPRVIERSHLQALFDALARRGHRLLGPTVRNGGIVYDDIQRVEDLPLGWTDHQEGGTYRLTHTGTAAVFGYVVGQGSWKKYLHLPTATLWEAERSAEGFRTAPAAEPPPRRAFIGVRPCELAAIAIQDKVFTAGPYADPLYRRQRENLFLVAVNCTRPGGTCFCGSMGTGPEARSGYDIVLTELSANGRHVFIAEAGTVEGEAVLAELAAPPAGESDRQEAARATADAAHHMGRQLDTDGLKARMEKAVEHPHWAEIAARCLTCGNCTMVCPTCFCTTVEDWTALGGEKAQRVRKWDSCFTVDFSYIFGGSIRPSPYSRYRQWMTHKLASWVDQFGTFGCVGCGRCITWCPVGIDITEEARVFAHSLQRAEAHT, from the coding sequence ATGTCGACACAGACACACCATACCTATCAGCCGCGCGTCATTGAGCGGAGTCATCTCCAGGCTCTTTTCGATGCGCTCGCCCGGCGCGGTCACCGCTTGCTGGGCCCGACCGTCAGAAATGGCGGCATCGTGTACGATGACATTCAGCGGGTCGAGGACCTGCCGCTCGGATGGACCGACCATCAGGAGGGCGGAACCTATCGGCTCACGCACACGGGAACGGCCGCGGTCTTCGGTTACGTCGTCGGCCAGGGGTCGTGGAAGAAGTATCTGCACCTGCCGACGGCGACGCTCTGGGAGGCGGAGCGCAGCGCGGAGGGTTTCCGGACCGCGCCGGCGGCGGAGCCGCCGCCCCGGCGGGCGTTCATCGGCGTCCGGCCATGCGAGCTGGCCGCCATCGCGATCCAGGACAAAGTGTTCACCGCGGGACCGTACGCCGACCCGCTCTACCGGCGCCAGCGCGAGAACCTGTTTCTCGTCGCCGTCAACTGCACCCGGCCCGGCGGGACCTGTTTCTGCGGCTCGATGGGGACCGGCCCGGAGGCCCGCAGCGGCTACGACATCGTGCTGACGGAGCTGTCGGCGAATGGCCGGCACGTCTTCATCGCCGAGGCCGGTACGGTCGAGGGAGAGGCGGTGCTCGCCGAACTGGCGGCGCCCCCGGCGGGCGAGAGCGACCGGCAGGAGGCGGCGCGGGCGACGGCCGATGCCGCCCACCACATGGGAAGGCAGTTGGACACGGACGGTCTGAAAGCCCGCATGGAAAAGGCGGTCGAACACCCGCACTGGGCGGAGATCGCCGCGCGCTGCCTCACCTGCGGCAACTGCACCATGGTCTGCCCGACCTGTTTCTGCACGACGGTCGAGGACTGGACCGCTCTCGGGGGGGAGAAGGCCCAGCGGGTGCGCAAGTGGGACAGCTGTTTCACCGTCGATTTTTCGTACATCTTCGGCGGGAGCATCCGGCCCTCGCCCTACTCCCGGTACCGGCAGTGGATGACGCACAAGCTGGCCTCGTGGGTCGATCAGTTCGGCACCTTCGGATGCGTCGGCTGCGGCCGCTGTATCACCTGGTGCCCGGTGGGCATAGATATAACGGAAGAAGCCCGAGTATTCGCACACAGCCTCCAGCGCGCGGAAGCGCATACCTGA
- a CDS encoding response regulator: MHNPYQMIRVLLVDDERDFLASTAQALTRRGFRVTTADSGTAALRLLEGDFFDAVVLDVKMPDVDGLEVFRQVHGLRPQLPVILLTGYASAAQAAAAAESGVAVYLAKPCEIGDLVEHIRNALGARRVVDENGFESAAMEEVSVLLVDDEDELIAALSPVLRRRGMTVSAASGGEEALRVLRESFVDVVVLDLKMPGMDGLAALRHMKREFPDVEIVIMTGHPSADSAVQTIKAGASEYLMKPPDTDELVGAIRKVFRRRRQRLEQKQQRLIDEVRKRYPE, encoded by the coding sequence ATGCACAACCCGTATCAGATGATCCGCGTGCTTTTGGTCGACGATGAGCGGGATTTCCTCGCGTCGACCGCCCAGGCGCTGACCCGCCGCGGCTTCCGGGTCACCACCGCCGACAGCGGCACGGCCGCGCTCCGCCTGCTGGAGGGGGACTTCTTCGACGCCGTCGTGCTCGACGTGAAGATGCCCGACGTTGACGGCCTGGAGGTCTTCCGGCAGGTCCACGGCCTGCGGCCGCAGCTCCCGGTCATTCTCCTCACCGGCTACGCCTCGGCCGCGCAGGCGGCGGCCGCCGCCGAATCCGGCGTCGCCGTCTACCTCGCCAAACCGTGCGAGATCGGCGACCTGGTGGAGCATATCCGGAACGCCCTCGGCGCGCGCCGGGTGGTCGATGAAAACGGTTTCGAGTCCGCCGCCATGGAGGAAGTCAGCGTGCTCCTGGTCGACGACGAGGACGAGCTCATCGCCGCGCTTTCGCCGGTGCTGCGCCGGCGGGGCATGACGGTCAGCGCGGCCTCCGGCGGCGAGGAGGCGCTCCGCGTTCTGCGCGAGTCGTTCGTCGACGTCGTCGTGCTCGATCTCAAGATGCCGGGCATGGACGGCCTCGCGGCGCTCCGCCACATGAAGCGGGAGTTCCCCGACGTCGAGATTGTCATCATGACCGGCCACCCCTCGGCGGATTCGGCGGTCCAGACGATCAAGGCGGGCGCGAGCGAGTACCTCATGAAACCGCCGGACACCGATGAACTCGTGGGGGCGATCCGCAAAGTCTTCCGCCGGCGCCGCCAGCGCCTCGAACAAAAACAGCAGCGCCTCATCGACGAGGTCCGGAAGCGCTATCCCGAGTGA
- the ftsA gene encoding cell division protein FtsA, with product MATENIIAALDIGTTKVVCLVAEMDTDGRIYVIGHGQAPAEGLRRGVLVDMERTVRSVRKAVDDAALVSGTVIDRVTVGIAGEHIRSINSHGVVTVTRADNEITAADVRKAVDAARGIAIPVDREIIHVIPQEYSVDDQTGIKDPIGMSGVRLEVEAHIVTASVTTARNIYRALERCGLDADHIVLESLALSEAILTDDEAEHGVVVVDLGGELTNISIFHDGAIRHTAVVPLGGRNVTNDIAIGLRTTVEQAESLKIAHGAALASQVDPEEMIPVESAAGHEAKEISRNVLASIIEPRMEEILALVIRELRRADVDDMLAGGVVLTGGGSLLPGTIALAEQLLDIPVRPGQIRGFTSIPDEMNNACFATAHGLLLYGFHNEPELAGTARGKVRGLLKKFEKWISNKF from the coding sequence ATGGCGACCGAGAACATCATAGCCGCCCTCGACATCGGGACCACCAAGGTGGTCTGCCTGGTCGCCGAGATGGACACCGACGGGCGAATCTACGTCATCGGCCACGGCCAAGCCCCGGCCGAGGGGCTCCGGCGCGGCGTCCTCGTCGACATGGAGCGGACCGTGCGGTCGGTCCGCAAGGCCGTGGATGACGCCGCGCTCGTCTCCGGCACCGTGATCGACCGGGTGACGGTCGGGATCGCCGGCGAACACATCCGGTCGATCAACTCGCACGGCGTGGTGACCGTGACCCGGGCCGACAACGAGATCACCGCGGCCGACGTGCGCAAGGCGGTCGACGCAGCCCGCGGGATCGCCATCCCGGTCGACCGCGAAATCATCCACGTCATCCCGCAGGAGTATTCGGTCGACGACCAGACGGGGATCAAGGACCCCATCGGCATGTCGGGCGTGCGGCTGGAGGTCGAGGCCCACATCGTGACGGCCTCGGTGACGACCGCGCGCAATATCTACCGGGCGCTCGAACGGTGCGGGCTCGACGCCGACCATATCGTGCTCGAATCGCTGGCCCTGTCCGAAGCGATCCTGACCGACGACGAGGCCGAGCACGGGGTGGTGGTGGTCGACCTCGGGGGGGAGCTGACGAACATCTCGATCTTCCACGACGGGGCGATCCGGCACACGGCGGTGGTGCCGCTCGGAGGGCGGAACGTGACGAACGATATCGCGATCGGCCTGCGCACGACGGTGGAGCAGGCGGAGTCGCTCAAGATCGCGCACGGCGCGGCGCTCGCCTCGCAGGTCGACCCGGAAGAGATGATCCCGGTCGAGAGCGCCGCCGGGCACGAGGCCAAGGAAATCTCGCGCAACGTGCTCGCCTCGATCATCGAGCCCCGGATGGAGGAGATCCTCGCGCTGGTGATCCGCGAGCTGCGCCGCGCGGACGTCGACGACATGCTCGCCGGCGGGGTGGTGTTGACGGGGGGCGGGTCGCTGCTGCCGGGGACGATCGCGCTGGCCGAGCAGCTCCTCGACATCCCTGTCCGGCCGGGGCAGATCCGCGGTTTTACGAGCATTCCCGACGAGATGAACAACGCCTGTTTCGCCACCGCGCACGGCCTGCTCCTCTACGGCTTTCACAACGAACCGGAACTGGCCGGCACGGCCCGGGGGAAAGTGCGGGGTTTGCTGAAGAAATTCGAGAAATGGATTTCCAATAAGTTCTAA
- a CDS encoding UDP-N-acetylmuramate--L-alanine ligase, producing the protein MFGKIRKLYFVGIGGSGMSGIAEILHNLGFEISGSDQTASDLTRYLAERGLRIHEGHDAAHLGDAEVVVISSAVGEANPEVVEARRRGIPVIKRAEMLGELMRLKYSIGVAGTHGKTTTTSMIGRILQSGGLKPTIIVGGIVAELGTGASLGEGEYLVAEADEFDRSFLAMFPTMAVVTNLEADHLDCYRGLDDLGHAFLTYMNRVPFFGSVVLSADNAQLMQMRDRLARPYVTFGFSVEADYRAVEVRLEPGRSVFSLYRRGQYLGDILLRVPGRHNVANALAAAAACTELGVPFELIADGLRGFTGVGRRFEIVGEAGGVTVVDDYAHHPTEVEATLRTARDVYGRRVIVVFQPHLFSRTRDFADEFAQALAIADQCLLVDIYPAREKPMPGVTADLIREKAAARGLGQFTCIGERQNAAREVVQRAQPGDIVITMGAGSITLERKNILEALRERWG; encoded by the coding sequence ATGTTTGGAAAAATCCGCAAGCTGTATTTCGTCGGGATCGGCGGCTCCGGCATGTCGGGGATCGCCGAGATCCTCCACAACCTCGGCTTCGAAATCAGCGGCTCCGACCAGACGGCCTCGGACCTCACCCGCTATTTGGCCGAACGCGGCCTGCGCATCCATGAGGGGCACGACGCGGCGCACCTCGGCGATGCCGAGGTGGTGGTGATTTCGTCCGCCGTCGGCGAGGCCAACCCGGAGGTGGTCGAGGCGCGCCGCCGCGGCATCCCCGTGATCAAGCGGGCCGAAATGCTGGGCGAACTGATGCGCCTGAAGTACTCCATCGGGGTGGCGGGCACCCACGGCAAGACGACGACGACCTCGATGATCGGGCGCATCCTCCAGTCCGGCGGGCTCAAGCCGACCATCATCGTCGGCGGAATCGTCGCCGAGCTCGGCACCGGGGCGTCGCTCGGCGAAGGCGAGTACCTGGTGGCCGAGGCCGACGAATTCGACCGGTCCTTTCTCGCGATGTTCCCGACCATGGCGGTGGTGACCAACCTCGAGGCGGACCACCTCGACTGCTACCGCGGCCTGGATGACCTCGGGCACGCCTTCCTCACCTATATGAACCGCGTGCCCTTCTTCGGCTCGGTCGTGCTGTCGGCGGACAACGCGCAGCTCATGCAGATGCGCGACCGCCTCGCGCGCCCCTACGTGACCTTCGGCTTTTCCGTCGAGGCGGACTACCGCGCGGTGGAGGTGCGGCTCGAGCCGGGACGGTCAGTCTTCTCGCTCTACCGGCGCGGGCAGTACCTCGGCGACATCCTCCTGCGGGTGCCGGGGCGCCACAACGTCGCCAACGCTCTCGCGGCGGCGGCCGCCTGCACCGAACTGGGTGTGCCGTTCGAGCTGATCGCCGACGGTCTGCGCGGATTCACCGGCGTCGGGCGCCGCTTCGAGATCGTCGGCGAGGCCGGCGGCGTGACGGTGGTCGACGACTACGCCCACCACCCGACCGAGGTGGAAGCGACCCTGCGCACGGCGCGGGACGTGTACGGGCGGCGCGTGATCGTCGTCTTCCAGCCGCACCTGTTCAGCCGGACGCGGGATTTCGCCGATGAATTCGCGCAGGCGCTGGCCATCGCCGACCAGTGCCTGCTCGTCGACATCTACCCGGCGCGGGAGAAGCCGATGCCGGGAGTGACGGCCGATCTGATCCGGGAGAAAGCCGCCGCGCGCGGTCTCGGCCAATTCACCTGCATCGGCGAGCGGCAGAACGCGGCGCGGGAAGTGGTCCAGCGGGCGCAGCCGGGAGATATCGTCATCACCATGGGGGCCGGCTCCATCACGCTGGAGCGGAAGAACATTCTGGAGGCGCTGAGGGAGCGGTGGGGATAA